One genomic region from Candidatus Gastranaerophilales bacterium encodes:
- a CDS encoding M20/M25/M40 family metallo-hydrolase translates to MLLETLAKDHSVLNTFIKLVKIPSPSFKEEKVAKKITDILKKANINVRQDSYGNVIAVLEANNSTKPPLLLSAHMDVVGGSEPVNLRLSEDGKFIETDKTRTLGADDKAGVAVILDVLIYLKNHKELSYPKIEAVFTRDEEFSMTGVKNLDASKLEAQNALMLDGSDLGECNVEGAGFVNLYITVKDGKGGHSGIDIDDDTRASANKVLAELMNEIPQGVYKKNSKGVITSINSGALIGGSAGAYLVNNKDNLVLDNPNQAMSGLIKGSFVNIIATNAFASYSIRSSELKNQQELIDKIQRSTNRLNKKYSGKITIESKFEEHLKPFVKDNNDEFVAVVLSSAHKLNIPAKVSSFHAGAETHVMQNDKLNANNQKFKPLLLGIADIYNMHSNNEKVDHQSLIKGRDWILEIILNY, encoded by the coding sequence ATGTTACTTGAAACCCTTGCCAAAGACCATAGTGTATTAAACACTTTTATAAAACTGGTTAAAATCCCGTCGCCGTCTTTTAAAGAAGAAAAAGTGGCAAAAAAAATAACAGACATTTTAAAAAAAGCAAATATAAATGTAAGACAAGATAGCTACGGCAATGTTATAGCTGTGCTTGAAGCCAATAATTCAACCAAACCGCCTCTTTTATTGAGCGCGCATATGGATGTGGTAGGCGGCAGCGAGCCTGTGAATTTAAGACTGTCTGAGGACGGTAAATTTATTGAAACAGATAAAACAAGGACATTGGGAGCTGATGACAAAGCGGGTGTTGCGGTTATTCTTGATGTGTTGATTTATTTGAAAAATCATAAAGAACTTTCTTATCCTAAGATTGAAGCTGTTTTTACAAGGGATGAAGAATTTTCTATGACAGGTGTGAAAAACCTTGACGCCTCTAAGTTAGAAGCCCAAAATGCACTTATGCTTGACGGCAGTGATTTAGGTGAATGTAATGTTGAAGGAGCCGGCTTTGTAAACCTTTATATCACCGTAAAGGACGGTAAAGGCGGGCATTCGGGGATTGATATAGATGATGATACAAGAGCAAGCGCCAATAAGGTTTTGGCTGAACTTATGAATGAAATTCCGCAAGGTGTTTACAAGAAAAATTCCAAGGGCGTGATTACTTCTATCAATTCCGGCGCTTTGATAGGCGGCAGTGCGGGCGCTTATCTGGTCAATAATAAGGATAATTTAGTGCTTGATAACCCCAATCAGGCGATGAGCGGTTTAATCAAGGGGTCTTTTGTCAATATTATTGCAACGAACGCTTTTGCCTCTTATTCGATAAGAAGTTCCGAACTTAAAAACCAACAGGAACTGATTGATAAAATACAACGGTCAACAAATCGCCTTAATAAAAAATATTCGGGAAAAATTACTATCGAAAGCAAGTTTGAAGAACATTTAAAACCGTTTGTCAAAGACAATAATGATGAATTTGTAGCAGTTGTTTTATCAAGCGCACATAAACTCAATATCCCTGCTAAAGTTTCCTCATTCCACGCAGGCGCTGAAACCCATGTTATGCAAAATGATAAACTGAATGCCAATAACCAAAAATTCAAACCGCTTTTGCTCGGTATAGCGGATATTTATAATATGCATTCAAACAATGAAAAAGTTGACCATCAATCTCTAATTAAGGGCAGGGATTGGATTTTAGAAATAATTTTAAATTATTAA
- a CDS encoding PadR family transcriptional regulator, translating to MNEFLILYILKKQPTSMYEIQQFINKHFNLYVKISVGTIAPVLKKLEAANLIEAEKKISNGGQRKHIFKITGEGQIIFHNLIVMPISGNPQSSQKEINILSLIITDSIFSNEEQKLLAKKIICALNNQLILIKNHIQAFNRDIEYLKICCEETEKKINYYKNTFIE from the coding sequence ATGAATGAATTTCTAATCTTATACATTTTAAAAAAACAACCGACAAGCATGTATGAGATTCAACAGTTCATAAACAAGCATTTTAATTTGTATGTAAAAATCAGTGTAGGGACTATTGCACCTGTCTTGAAAAAATTAGAAGCAGCTAATCTGATTGAGGCAGAGAAAAAAATATCCAATGGAGGTCAGCGCAAACATATTTTTAAAATCACCGGGGAAGGGCAGATTATTTTCCATAATTTAATTGTCATGCCTATATCGGGAAATCCTCAAAGTTCACAAAAAGAAATAAATATTTTATCCTTAATTATAACTGATAGTATTTTTTCAAATGAGGAACAAAAGTTATTGGCAAAAAAAATTATATGCGCTCTGAACAATCAATTAATATTGATTAAAAACCACATACAAGCCTTTAACCGAGATATAGAATATTTAAAAATATGTTGTGAAGAAACAGAAAAAAAGATAAATTACTATAAAAATACTTTTATTGAATAA
- a CDS encoding sugar ABC transporter permease: MKFLKELILKEKFCAWLFISPALIGTLIFIILPIFCSFYFSFLDWDLLSKPKFVGLANYSALLWDKFFWEILGNTLIYAIFTTIFGVIIPLVLAVVLNNKLKFSGVLKTIYFIPFITPMIVVAVVWAWIFDPNYGIVNWLINMKLKWLYDTALAMPVLIFVSVWKNIGYNMLILLAGLQTIPDSLNEAAEIDGATALQKFFNVTLPMLSPTILFVCLITTISSFQVFDLIYLMTQGGPENSTTVLVYWMYKNAFEFFKIGKASAIAFILFFVILSLTAIQWFTRKKWVYGED, translated from the coding sequence TTGAAATTTTTAAAAGAGTTAATATTAAAAGAAAAATTCTGCGCATGGCTTTTTATATCGCCTGCTCTGATAGGAACTTTGATATTTATAATTTTGCCGATATTTTGCTCTTTTTACTTCAGTTTTTTGGATTGGGATTTGCTTTCCAAGCCAAAGTTTGTAGGTTTAGCAAATTACAGCGCTTTGCTTTGGGACAAATTCTTTTGGGAAATACTTGGAAACACTTTGATATATGCGATTTTTACAACTATATTCGGGGTAATTATTCCTTTGGTTTTGGCTGTGGTTTTAAATAATAAGCTCAAATTTTCAGGAGTTTTAAAGACGATTTATTTTATCCCTTTTATCACACCTATGATAGTAGTAGCTGTAGTTTGGGCGTGGATATTCGACCCGAATTACGGAATAGTCAACTGGCTGATTAATATGAAGCTTAAGTGGCTTTATGATACGGCTTTGGCAATGCCGGTTTTGATTTTTGTAAGCGTTTGGAAAAATATCGGCTATAATATGCTGATTTTGCTTGCGGGTCTGCAAACAATTCCCGATAGTCTTAATGAAGCGGCAGAAATTGACGGTGCAACAGCTTTGCAGAAGTTTTTTAACGTTACCTTGCCGATGTTAAGCCCGACGATTTTGTTCGTATGCTTAATTACCACTATTTCATCATTTCAGGTATTTGATTTGATTTATCTAATGACGCAGGGCGGACCTGAAAATTCAACCACCGTACTTGTTTATTGGATGTACAAAAATGCGTTTGAATTTTTCAAAATAGGAAAAGCTTCAGCCATAGCATTTATTTTGTTCTTTGTAATACTATCTTTAACAGCTATACAATGGTTTACCCGTAAAAAATGGGTTTACGGCGAAGATTAG
- a CDS encoding MerR family transcriptional regulator, with the protein MATRTKTKNAAGMIDANAPIFSISIIAEMLEVHQRTLRIYDEAKLLVPQRTPKNRRLYSMEDVERGKFIQYLTRELGINLAGVRIIFNLLEQLKVSSSDYIKHVKKVALSLNISLEDQENKKKMLLKRGRKPSVKATV; encoded by the coding sequence ATGGCGACAAGAACAAAGACAAAAAATGCGGCGGGAATGATTGATGCAAATGCACCGATTTTCTCTATCAGTATTATTGCAGAGATGTTAGAAGTACATCAAAGAACTCTCAGGATATACGATGAAGCAAAATTATTAGTTCCTCAAAGAACTCCTAAAAATCGTCGTTTATATTCAATGGAAGACGTAGAACGCGGTAAATTTATCCAGTATTTAACAAGGGAATTGGGTATTAATCTTGCGGGCGTCAGAATCATATTTAATTTGCTTGAACAGTTGAAAGTTTCCAGCAGTGATTATATTAAACACGTTAAAAAGGTTGCCTTATCTCTTAATATTTCGCTTGAAGATCAGGAAAATAAGAAGAAAATGTTACTTAAAAGAGGCAGAAAACCTTCTGTAAAAGCAACCGTTTAA
- a CDS encoding electron transfer flavoprotein subunit beta/FixA family protein — protein MNIVVCLKQVPDTQDIKWTDKGTMIREGVESVTNPCDEYALEFALKIKDTIPSAKITVVSMGPPQAEKMLRTAVAKGADCAVLATDKKFSGADTQATSLTLAHTIKNMVKDYDLIICGQFASDGDTAQTGPALAHHLGLEQITYVSEFIEITQDKITVQKEIPEGTYTIQSPLPLLICVAQSECTPRHFTIKGYINSYSADVKSADKETINISEEVIGFKGSPTCVAKTFTPDYNRKREVLSADSMEELCNLILEKVKID, from the coding sequence ATGAATATTGTAGTGTGTTTAAAACAAGTGCCTGACACGCAGGACATCAAATGGACCGATAAAGGCACAATGATTAGAGAAGGGGTGGAAAGCGTAACCAACCCATGTGATGAATATGCGCTTGAATTTGCGCTGAAAATAAAAGACACAATACCTTCCGCCAAAATCACTGTTGTATCTATGGGTCCGCCGCAAGCCGAAAAAATGCTCCGAACCGCTGTTGCAAAAGGCGCTGACTGCGCAGTACTTGCAACGGATAAAAAATTTTCCGGCGCTGATACCCAAGCTACGAGCCTTACATTAGCCCATACCATAAAAAACATGGTTAAAGACTATGACTTGATAATTTGCGGACAGTTTGCTTCTGACGGTGATACAGCACAAACAGGTCCTGCGTTGGCTCATCATCTCGGTTTAGAGCAAATAACTTACGTCAGCGAATTTATAGAAATTACGCAAGATAAAATCACCGTCCAAAAAGAAATTCCGGAAGGCACATATACTATTCAAAGCCCTTTGCCGTTATTGATTTGTGTTGCTCAAAGCGAATGTACACCAAGGCATTTTACAATAAAAGGTTATATAAATTCTTACTCTGCCGATGTAAAAAGTGCAGACAAAGAAACTATAAATATAAGTGAAGAAGTCATAGGGTTTAAAGGCTCGCCTACCTGTGTTGCAAAGACGTTTACCCCTGATTATAACCGCAAAAGAGAAGTTTTGAGCGCAGATTCCATGGAAGAATTGTGCAATTTAATCCTTGAAAAGGTTAAAATTGATTAA
- a CDS encoding divalent-cation tolerance protein CutA — MSYCIVLTTTAKKIDALKIARALVVRKLCACVNIAANITSVYEWKDELCEEEEFLLIIKSVDKNFDNIKKTIIELHPYELCEVIQIPVTKGYDKYLEWISNSSKQA, encoded by the coding sequence ATGTCTTACTGTATAGTTTTAACCACCACGGCAAAGAAAATCGATGCGCTAAAAATAGCCAGAGCGTTGGTTGTTCGCAAGCTTTGCGCCTGCGTAAATATTGCGGCAAATATAACATCTGTGTATGAATGGAAGGACGAATTATGCGAAGAGGAAGAGTTTTTGCTCATCATTAAATCCGTTGATAAAAATTTTGACAACATAAAAAAGACTATAATCGAACTGCACCCTTATGAACTTTGCGAAGTTATTCAAATTCCTGTTACAAAAGGGTATGACAAATATCTGGAATGGATATCAAACAGCAGCAAACAGGCTTAA
- a CDS encoding NAD(P)H-hydrate dehydratase: protein MSEEIFTQKEFVKELLPKRQPNSHKGTYGAVLNIAGSVNYSGAAFLSSIAALKIGAGYVTAACCKTVANSLRAVSPDIVLLPLEEKDGCIAVCEYRKILEILPKYTAVSIGCGLSSMLYRQNNIEKFMENFLAEIKDITTPIVIDADGLNIIAKLNITNLPQNTVLTPHTKELSRLLNVNTDEITADRTKYAKIAAKKYNAVVVLKGSQSVIIDGEKVFINPTGNSALSKAGAGDVLTGIIAGLLAQGLSPFNSAVCGVYIHGLTGEAASLELSEYSTNASDLLTFLPKVVKNLL, encoded by the coding sequence ATGAGCGAAGAAATTTTCACACAAAAAGAGTTTGTAAAAGAGCTGCTGCCGAAAAGACAGCCAAATTCTCACAAGGGTACTTACGGAGCGGTGTTAAATATTGCCGGGTCTGTGAATTATTCGGGCGCTGCGTTTTTGTCATCAATTGCCGCTCTCAAAATCGGTGCAGGTTATGTTACTGCTGCCTGCTGCAAAACCGTTGCCAATTCTTTAAGGGCCGTTTCGCCTGATATAGTGCTTCTGCCTTTGGAAGAAAAAGACGGCTGCATTGCAGTTTGTGAATACAGAAAAATTCTTGAAATTTTGCCTAAATATACGGCTGTATCAATCGGCTGCGGCTTATCCTCAATGCTTTACCGGCAGAATAATATTGAAAAATTTATGGAAAATTTTCTTGCCGAAATAAAAGATATTACAACCCCTATTGTTATTGACGCTGACGGGTTGAATATAATAGCAAAACTAAATATTACAAATCTTCCCCAAAATACCGTTTTAACTCCCCATACAAAAGAATTATCGAGGCTTTTAAATGTCAATACCGATGAAATAACCGCAGACAGAACGAAATATGCTAAAATCGCGGCAAAAAAATATAATGCGGTTGTGGTTTTAAAAGGCAGCCAAAGCGTCATTATAGACGGTGAAAAGGTATTTATCAATCCGACCGGCAACTCCGCTCTCTCTAAAGCCGGCGCAGGAGATGTGTTGACAGGGATAATTGCAGGGCTTTTAGCGCAAGGGTTATCGCCTTTTAACAGCGCAGTTTGCGGGGTTTATATCCATGGGCTTACAGGCGAAGCGGCTTCTTTGGAATTAAGCGAATATTCGACAAATGCGTCTGATTTATTGACCTTCCTGCCCAAAGTTGTGAAAAATTTACTATGA
- a CDS encoding phosphodiester glycosidase family protein, which yields MKNFLIRFKLLIVFVLYLSCAALQANEKICTFSNNNGLYIFSFKLNTNIEVSPYVSDRLESVDTIAQKTGAIAVINTGFFDPKNKKSVSYVKQNGIVLANPKENENLTQNKELQPHLEKIFNRVEFRVLKCQEKLTADITYPSVPVPEKCELVSSTQAGPMLLPEMDLEKEFFVVKKDGKIIRDGASMTARVARSAVAVKDDQIFFIVTDKNHPLTIFELRKKLQNLGVQQAMGFDGGGSASLFVKQNNGKDFFYTAENDNISRNIKSALIVK from the coding sequence ATGAAGAATTTTTTAATCCGCTTTAAATTGCTTATTGTTTTTGTACTTTATCTTAGCTGCGCAGCTCTTCAGGCAAACGAGAAAATATGCACATTTTCAAATAACAACGGATTATATATTTTTTCCTTTAAATTAAACACTAATATTGAAGTATCACCTTATGTTTCCGATAGATTGGAATCTGTCGATACAATAGCTCAAAAAACCGGTGCAATTGCAGTAATTAACACCGGTTTTTTTGACCCTAAAAATAAAAAAAGCGTTTCTTACGTTAAGCAAAATGGTATAGTTCTTGCAAATCCTAAAGAAAATGAAAATTTGACCCAAAATAAAGAATTGCAGCCTCATCTTGAAAAAATATTTAACAGGGTAGAATTTCGTGTTTTAAAATGTCAGGAAAAATTAACGGCTGATATAACTTATCCTTCTGTTCCTGTTCCCGAAAAATGTGAACTTGTATCATCAACGCAGGCAGGTCCTATGCTTTTGCCTGAAATGGATTTGGAAAAAGAGTTTTTTGTAGTAAAAAAAGACGGTAAAATAATCAGGGACGGCGCTTCTATGACAGCAAGGGTTGCACGCAGCGCTGTTGCCGTGAAAGATGACCAAATATTTTTCATAGTTACAGACAAAAATCACCCCTTGACGATTTTTGAGTTGCGCAAAAAGCTGCAAAATCTGGGGGTACAGCAGGCAATGGGCTTTGATGGCGGCGGTTCGGCTTCTTTGTTTGTCAAACAAAATAATGGCAAAGATTTCTTTTACACGGCAGAAAATGATAATATTTCGCGTAATATCAAGTCGGCTTTGATTGTTAAATAA
- a CDS encoding glycoside hydrolase family 3 N-terminal domain-containing protein, whose protein sequence is MQNLTLKQKLNQMFICGYKNANPFVNPLFLELVQNNLGGVIFFSENLTSRKSFKQTVNDLKALNKRLFLSIDQEGGLVERTVMLDEKIEYITPKALNTLKNPDEIKQHYDILCQDLSDLGLNMNFAPVVDVNTNPYNPIIGVRAFSDNPKEVIERAKIVLESFKEHNIFSVAKHFPGHGAAGVDSHLDMPVIEDDFENFYKTHLVCFEETLKNGVNGIMIAHVHYSFFDKENLPASLSKNIVGKYLKNTLKSDALVFSDDMVMGGIAKHFGLFEAVKAGIEAGIEVFLFRDTTQELISALNQIEAYALENSDFKAKIEAAFAKISAVKDNFLQTNDDSKEFDINKNREIIAKITQNTVIINKKGSLLPLVPQKKYLLVAFDTNNVFNLSFNKLSPAECLQEFDVEEIKFSLNPDSAEIEKISDMLHNDSTVIFISYNAHINRGQIKLFEKIKVPKILISTGLDYDIQVLKDADTVITSNCFKYGSIKQIAKILK, encoded by the coding sequence ATGCAAAATCTTACGTTAAAACAAAAATTAAATCAAATGTTTATTTGCGGTTACAAAAACGCTAATCCATTTGTAAATCCGCTTTTTCTTGAGCTTGTACAAAACAACCTCGGAGGAGTAATTTTCTTTAGCGAAAATTTAACCTCACGCAAAAGTTTTAAACAAACCGTTAATGATTTAAAAGCGTTAAATAAACGCTTGTTCCTAAGTATTGACCAGGAAGGCGGATTAGTAGAGCGAACCGTTATGCTCGATGAAAAGATTGAATATATCACGCCCAAAGCCCTCAATACCCTTAAAAATCCCGATGAAATCAAACAGCATTACGATATTTTATGTCAGGACTTGTCGGACTTAGGGTTAAATATGAATTTTGCCCCTGTGGTTGATGTGAATACAAACCCTTACAACCCTATAATAGGTGTAAGAGCGTTTAGCGATAATCCAAAAGAAGTCATAGAACGGGCAAAAATTGTGCTTGAGAGCTTTAAAGAACATAATATTTTTTCAGTGGCGAAGCATTTTCCCGGACACGGCGCAGCCGGAGTTGATTCTCACCTTGATATGCCGGTTATTGAAGATGATTTTGAAAATTTTTACAAAACACATTTGGTTTGCTTTGAGGAAACCTTGAAAAACGGCGTAAACGGCATAATGATAGCGCATGTACATTATTCCTTCTTTGACAAGGAAAACCTTCCCGCCTCGTTGTCTAAAAATATTGTCGGCAAATATTTAAAAAATACGCTCAAGTCCGATGCGCTTGTATTTTCGGATGATATGGTAATGGGCGGTATTGCAAAACATTTTGGGCTGTTTGAAGCTGTAAAAGCAGGGATTGAGGCAGGGATTGAAGTGTTTTTGTTCAGAGATACCACGCAGGAGTTAATCAGCGCCTTAAATCAAATTGAAGCTTATGCCCTTGAAAATTCTGATTTCAAAGCTAAAATCGAAGCTGCATTTGCAAAAATATCTGCCGTAAAAGATAATTTTTTACAAACGAATGATGACTCAAAAGAATTTGATATCAACAAAAACCGGGAAATTATAGCCAAAATTACACAAAACACGGTCATAATTAACAAAAAAGGGTCGTTACTGCCATTAGTTCCACAAAAAAAATATCTTCTTGTTGCTTTTGATACCAATAATGTTTTTAATTTGAGCTTTAACAAACTATCGCCGGCAGAGTGCCTGCAAGAATTTGACGTAGAAGAAATCAAATTTTCGCTTAATCCCGATAGTGCTGAAATTGAAAAAATTTCCGATATGCTTCACAATGATAGTACAGTAATTTTTATTTCTTACAACGCACATATAAACAGAGGGCAAATCAAACTTTTCGAAAAAATCAAAGTACCAAAAATCCTTATAAGTACAGGGTTGGATTATGACATACAAGTTTTAAAAGATGCTGATACCGTGATAACCTCCAACTGTTTCAAGTACGGTTCTATTAAACAAATTGCCAAAATTTTAAAATAG